TGCTACCACTGAATCAGATCAGTGGTGTTGTTTTAGTTCAGCAGTAGCACCTGTCAATCTGAAATCCTTACACGGGTAGTGTATATTCTGTCAAGTAGAGGTTCCCTGTCTGTCAAGGtacatttataatgctattttatCTGTCTTTTTCTTTTTAGAGTCTCAGCACAGTTTCCAAGATGATGCAGTGTTTCCACTTTATAGTCGAGCCGGTCAAGAACATCACAGCCAAGCTTAAGGTACAGTAGGTCAAACTCCTGTCATGCATTACAAATcctacaaacaacaaaaacaccATTTACATGGTTTTTTGTTAAAATCTTTTTTGCTACGGTCAGAGATTTTATCATAAAGGAAAGTGACCTTGAAACGGCTGTGGAGGGGTTGTCATGGTAGCGTCACCAGTCACATGCTTACTCAAGTAGATAGGTTTTAATTGTTTCTGTAGTTTGATTTAATTACCTATTGATTTATatttaaaacaaatcaaatcaaagttgacgtgtgtgtgtggtatggaaAAACCCAGGGAAAACAGATTACTGCTGGCAGATGAGACAGCAGCAGTGAGCATGCAGGGTCAAGTAACCTGCACGGACtgttgatttgatttagtttCATTTGATTGTCTGAACAAGTATATGAGGGTGTTGTTGGGTAGATAATAGATGCTGTCAGGGGGGTTatgggagagaggagatatcTTTCTTTCCTGCTGACAGGAGAAGAGCATGGTGTGCATTTTGATAAGGCCAAGTGGGTCCTTTTCTGGGTTGACCTTATTACTTTCTAAAGCACTAGTAAAACACCAATTTCTGTCCCAAATCTGTTTCCTTTCCTCTTTTCCTAATGTTTATATTTCATTGCTACATTCTGTGTGTTCTATGGCTAACTCTTTTCACTCTTTTTTTTGTCTGTCAGGAATCTCGCAAGAGGGCGAAAAATGAGAAGAGAGAGCCACTGGAAGAGAATCAGCTGTTTATAGTGGAGCTGGCTAGAGACCTCAATCGAGTGTGCCAGGTACCCTGAAATATATACACACCTTTTGTAACATCCATTATACCAGTATCCATTGTCAGGTCTAGTTTGGAGGATAAACAAGTCTACTAAATCCCACACTTGTCTATGCCCTCTCTGCAGAGGTCTGAGGTGCTGGGGAACATCTGGAAACTAGAGGACATCtggcccactcctctttgcagggCCTTCATCCTGGAGTGGGCGTCTCTGCTGGAGAGCAAGGTATGGAGAGCAGGAGCCAATATTCTGTAACAGCtattaatatatactgtatagctTGCAGGTAACTTTCTCCAAACACGTGTTGAATGAGTCTTCACCTGTTGTCAGCAGAAGAGGCCCATGCAGTCGGATGGCTGGCCAGAGGAGAGCGAGTGGAGGGAGCAGGACCTGTTCAGTGAGAATGAGATGGAGAACGCTAAGAGGACCATCATCAACTGGACCAAGGACCTGAGAGCCCAACCTGAGCAAAGTGTGTGGCCTGGGGAGGCTGTGGCTCAAGTTCTGGAGGACCTCCAGGCTGCATGGAGGAGTCGCCACATGCCCAACCTCTTGACAGCCATGGAACTGCTCATGTGGGTCTTACTGACACAGGGCCTGGATAAGGTGTGGGCCTCCTTAAATATCAATTGTCCCcctttaaaataaattaatgtataTTCATGTTAACAGCTCTGATATTTACCAAAGCCGctattctccctctccatctttgTGCTTACAGGAAGCCATCCCTCAACAGTGGCTCATATGGAAGCAGAGGACTCAGAAGATAGGTGCTGCCCGCTACATTCCTCACTCAGGTATGTGATGCCTTGGACAGGCATTGACAGAGCCAGATGTAATGTTCACAGAACGTATTGTTAATTTGACTAATATTTGTTACTAATCTGTTATGTATATTCCAGTATGGGACTGGATCTCTAATGCAGCAGTGGAGATTTCCCTTGACCTGGACACGGCCAACCCTGACCTGCTGATCTCCAACGACGAGAAGAAGATGCGCTGCGGCTTCGAGAGAAAGAATGTGCCAAACTACCACCAGCGCTTCGATGGCTGGTGGTGCGCCACAGGGGTGGAGGGTTTCAACTCTGGCCGCCACTActgggaggtggaggtgggggagcGGGACTTTCGGCTGGGTGTGGCCAAGGAGTCAGCCCTGAGGAAGGGCTTCAAGTCCCTGAACACAGACACGGGCTACCTGACCCTGCGCCTGGAGAGGGGCACGGAGCTCAAGGCCCTGACTGTGCCCTTCACTGCCCTGCCGCCTGGTCTCATCCCCCGCAAGGTGGCCGTCTACCTGGACTACGACCAGGGCCAGCTGTCCTTTTATGACGTAGACAGCCGCTCCCACATCTACACCTAC
The sequence above is a segment of the Salvelinus alpinus chromosome 1, SLU_Salpinus.1, whole genome shotgun sequence genome. Coding sequences within it:
- the LOC139531916 gene encoding butyrophilin subfamily 1 member A1-like isoform X1, whose product is MMQCFHFIVEPVKNITAKLKESRKRAKNEKREPLEENQLFIVELARDLNRVCQRSEVLGNIWKLEDIWPTPLCRAFILEWASLLESKQKRPMQSDGWPEESEWREQDLFSENEMENAKRTIINWTKDLRAQPEQSVWPGEAVAQVLEDLQAAWRSRHMPNLLTAMELLMWVLLTQGLDKEAIPQQWLIWKQRTQKIGAARYIPHSVWDWISNAAVEISLDLDTANPDLLISNDEKKMRCGFERKNVPNYHQRFDGWWCATGVEGFNSGRHYWEVEVGERDFRLGVAKESALRKGFKSLNTDTGYLTLRLERGTELKALTVPFTALPPGLIPRKVAVYLDYDQGQLSFYDVDSRSHIYTYNESFNEKLFPLFGTTEFIKDLVIKSPGSKAYCLCPSLCLWG
- the LOC139531916 gene encoding butyrophilin subfamily 1 member A1-like isoform X2 gives rise to the protein MMQCFHFIVEPVKNITAKLKESRKRAKNEKREPLEENQLFIVELARDLNRVCQRSEVLGNIWKLEDIWPTPLCRAFILEWASLLESKKRPMQSDGWPEESEWREQDLFSENEMENAKRTIINWTKDLRAQPEQSVWPGEAVAQVLEDLQAAWRSRHMPNLLTAMELLMWVLLTQGLDKEAIPQQWLIWKQRTQKIGAARYIPHSVWDWISNAAVEISLDLDTANPDLLISNDEKKMRCGFERKNVPNYHQRFDGWWCATGVEGFNSGRHYWEVEVGERDFRLGVAKESALRKGFKSLNTDTGYLTLRLERGTELKALTVPFTALPPGLIPRKVAVYLDYDQGQLSFYDVDSRSHIYTYNESFNEKLFPLFGTTEFIKDLVIKSPGSKAYCLCPSLCLWG